Sequence from the Pontibacter pudoricolor genome:
ATTTCTCCTGGAAGTCTGCGATCAGGTGTTCTTTTGCCTGCAGCAGTTCTTCGTGAGAAAGCGATTTATCATTTTCCAGGTTGGCAATTTCAGTACCGATGTCCGGCATGATGAAGAAGTTCGGGTCTTCGCCCTGGCCTGTGATCAGGTCTACGCCTTGCTCCGTCAGTTCTATCTGGTTGTGCTTCTCATCTATCGTAAAGTATAGCGGCTCATCGGCTTCCGGCATCATACGGGAGTTATCCTGCAGGTAGTGGTTCTCTACTTTCTGCATGATAGCGCGGTTACCTGTCTCGCTCAGGAACTTGATAAGAGGCTTGCTCTTCGGCAGACCACGGTACGCTCTGAAAAGGGCAAGTCCGCCTTCTTTTTCATTACCTTCCTTAATAAGGCGTTTTGCTTCTGTCAGGAAGTTATTAACAACTTTACGCTGCGCTTCTACCAGCATCGAAATGCGTGGCTTCAGGATATGAAACTCGTGCTCATCGCCACGCGGCACCGGGCCGGAAATGATCAATGGCGTACGGGCATCGTCAATCAATACAGAGTCAACCTCATCGACCATGGCGTAATGGTGCTTGCGCTGTACCAGGTCCTGTGGCTCGCGGCTCATGTTATCACGCAGGTAATCGAAGCCGAACTCGTTGTTTGTACCGTAGGTGATGTCTGCTTTGTAGGCGTTACGACGGGCTTCAGAGTTTGGCTGGTGCTTGTCTATACAGTCGATGGTAATACCATGGAACTCGAACAACGGTGCCATCCACTCCGAGTCACGACGGGCAAGGTAATCGTTAACCGTTACCACGTGCACGCCACGGCCGGAAAGTGCGTTCAGGTAAGCTGGCAGTGTTGCTACCAGTGTTTTACCTTCACCTGTCGCCATCTCGGCAATTTTACCCTGGTGCAGTACTATACCACCTATCAGCTGCACATCGTAATGCAGCATTTCCCAGGTTATCTCGTTGCCGGCAGCTTCCCATTTGTTCGCCCAGATCGCTTTGTCGCCATCCAGTTGTACGTTTGGTTTGCGGGTAGCCAGGGCACGGTCCATGTCGTTAGCGGTAACTACCAGCTGCCCGTTTTCTTTCCAGCGGCGGGCAGTCTCTTTCACTACAGCAAAGCCGACAGGCAGCACTTCCATCAGCACTACTTCCAGGTCTTTGTTACGTTGCTTTTCCAGCTCGTCTATCTCCGAGAAAATAGCTTCTTTCTGAACAATGTTCAGTTCCTGCTCATCAGCCACACGCTTGTGCAGGGCTGCAATTTTATCGTCAATAGATTTCAGTCGCTCGTTAATTACCCCTCTTATCTCAACTGTTTTATGGCGCAGCTGGTCATCCGTGAGGTTCTTTAATTTTGCGTATTCTTCATTAACCTTAGATACATAAGGTAATACCTCTTTTATATCTTTGTCGGACTTGGTTCCGAATAGTTTCGCAACGGTTTTACCGAAAAAATCAAACATCTGTGTCGGTTGTTCTTAAATGAAATTCTTTGCTTACAATATGTCAAAAATAAGCTGTTTTTCTGACATATCGAATGTCTGTACTAAAACAATACCATAAAAATACCCACATAGGTTATCTGCCATATTTACCGGAAAAGTATAGCTGGTTTACTATTTACCGTTTATAGGGCTAATTAACTATGACAGAACAGGTAGGTTTTGCTTACGGAGGTGTTATTTTTTTGATTGCTAGCAGGTAGCAACTATAGCTTTATACGTTTCATGCTCCATTTCAAATCTGATTTCTCCCCTTCGGGTTAAGCCTTTAGGTTGCCAGCCGGCTTTGCAGTAAAAGGTTTCTGCCCTGGTTCCGGGACTTGTGGAGAGCCATAGTTTACCGATGCCCTGTTCAAAACTATAGTTAAGCATCAGGTTGTGCAGCTTTTTACCTATTCCCTTTTTTTCATGATTTGGGTCCATAAACAGCGCCCAGATGTTCGCATCCGATAGATCAACTATAGCAAAGCCAACTATAGCACCCTCTATTTCGCAAACCCAGCCAGCACCTTTTTCTTCCAGCATCTCCCTGTACGATTCGGGCGTAACCAGGGCAGGGTTAGATAGGATGTTTTCTTTTACAGCCATGCGCACCCACGACATACCCGGTATATCAGCTATAGTTGCCTTCCTGAATAACATACTATAGCTCCTGGTGACTATGGAAAATACGCTGCATTTCAACTACATTCTCCCAGCCATCAGGGGTCAGAAACCATTCTTTAAGAATACCTACCTGCTCAAAACCGCTTTTAGTGAAAAGATTTATGCTTGGCAGGTTTGTGGCAGTAACCGAACAGTATACCTGGTGGAGCCTGAGCGTGTCGCGGCAATAATTCAGCAGCAATTTAAGTGCATCGGCGGCATGGCCATTGCCTCGATATTCTTCTGTAATAACTATGCCTATGCCAGCACGGCGGTGTAAAGGGTCAAAATCATACAGATCGATGGCGCCTATAGTTTGCGCTTCGTGGTTGCAGACAATTAAGCGGAGTTGCTTTACGGTATAGATATCCAGGGCGGCATTCTCGAGGTACTGCTCCAGCACAAATTTAGAGTAAGGTGTAACCGTATTGCCTACATGCCAAACAGTTGTGTCGTTTTCTAAAGAGTACAGAAACTCCAGGTCGGTAGGTTCGAGGGCACGCAGGTAGGTTTGGTTTGTTTTCAGGAACACGGGGCTATAGTTTGTTGAATAGTACAAGCTACATAAAAAAGAAAAGACTCCCAACAATTTATAGTTGCTGAGAGCCTTGTTTTATAGTTAGGGTTATAGTTTATGTGCTATAGTTTAACCCACCCCTGCCCCTCCCGAGAGGGGAATTTCTACTACAGCTATAGTTTATGTTATAGTTCTATAGTTTTTGTTTGTCATCCACCTACCCCCTTCAAAGGGGGACTTTTTTACTTGTCATCCTGAAAGGATCTTGTAATCAAGTTGCAAAGGCTTAACCTCTCTCCCACCAGGTTTCTTTACAGAATGACAGTAAATTTTTAGTCTATTATAGTTGAATTACGCATTCCCGAATATTCCCCTTTGAAGGGGGCGGGGGATGGTTTACGATTCCAGAAAAATCTATAGTTTAAACCGCAACTGTACCGGTAAATACCTGCTTGGCTGGGCCGATCAAATAAATGTATTTAAAGCCGTCGTTACCGGATCTTTCAAAAGCTACTTCCAATTCGCCGCCCAGCACTTTTACTCTTACCGGGTCCAGCATTCCTTCAAGTCCTGCAACCAGCGCAGCAGCTGTAACCCCTGTCCCGCACGAAAGGGTCTCGTCTTCCACGCCACGCTCGTAGGTGCGTACAAATATTTCGTTATCGCCTGTTTTCTGCACAAAGTTTACGTTAGTGCCAACTGCGGCAAAACGGTCGTTGTACCGGATAGCGCGTCCTTCTGCAAATACATCTATAGTTTGCACATCATCTACAAAACGGATATAGTGTGGAGAGCCGGTGTTCAGGTAATAATCTTTACCAATTCTCTCTACTCCCTGCACGTCGTTCATCTTTAGCTGTATCAGGTCGCGCTCTATACTTGCCTGGTGCTCGCCATCGGCTGCTAAAAAGCAGGCCACGTCTTCTATTACACCCAGTTGCCGGGCAAAACGAACAGTGCAGCGTGCGCCATTTCCGCACATAGAGCCCACGCGGCCATCGGCGTTATAGTACACCATCTCGAAATCGTAGTCCGGGTGATCCTGTAGTAATATTAGACCGTCGGCGCCAACCCCCACGCGGCGGTCGCAAAGGTGTTTTACCAATGCTTCGTTCTCCCCTGGGAAGGTCATTTTCCGGTTGTCGATCATCACAAAATCGTTGCCGGTACCCTGGTATTTATAAAAACTGATTGCCATGTATCTGAAACAATTAAAACAGCTGGTTCGTGCCCTATTATGGTGTGGCAGATAATGCGTAATTTTACCGCCTTATAGGCACCACGCCTGAAATAAACGACAAAGATATGTATTCCTTTCTTACAACAGAAAACTGGGCCGATTACGAGTTAGTGGATAGTGGCAACTTTGAGAAACTGGAGCGTTTTGGCCAGTATTATGTAGCCCGCCCCGAGCCACAGGCCATCTGGGACAAGCACCTGCCCGAGCAGGAATGGCAGCGCATGGCCAATGCCGTATTTACCCGCGACAAAGGCAGCCAGGAAAAAGGCCAGTGGAAACTGAAGAAAGGAATGCCCGAGCAGTGGTTCATCAACTATACCTACAACGGCCTGAAGCTGCGCTTCCGGTTGGGTTTGTCGTCGTTTAAGCATGTGGGTTTGTTCCCGGAGCAGGACGCTAACTGGAAGTTTATTTACGACACCACCCGCAAATTAAAGACCCCACAGCCAAAAGTACTGAACATGTTTGCCTACACCGGTGCTGCCACGCTTGCTGCCAAAGCCGCCGGTGCCGACGTAACCCACCTCGACTCTATAAAGCAGGTTAACTTCTGGGCCCGCGACAACATGGAAGCCAGCAACCTGGACAACGTGCGCTGGATTGTGGAAGACGCCATGAAATATGCCCGCCGCGAAGTAAAGCGTGGCAACAAATATAACGGCATCATCCTGGACCCGCCAAGCTACGGCCGCGGCCCGAACGGCGAAAAATGGCAACTGGAAGACGAGTTGAACGAAATGATAAAGCTTTGCCGCGAGATGCTGGACGGCACTGATTATTTCCTGCTGATAAACCTGTACTCGATGGGCTTCTCGGCAATGGTGCTGGACAACCTGATGCGCGGTACGTTTGGCGACATGGTGAAGAACGAAGAGCTCGGCGAACTATACCTGCATGATAGCGGCGAGCGCAAATTGCCGTTGGGTACTTTCTTTAGGTTTACTTCGGTGGGGAGGTAGATTCAAACTCTTAAAATTATTAGTTATACTGCTATATAAATTATATCAATTTGAAATATGGATGAATTAGATGATTTTAAATTCGATTATGAAGGGTATAAAGAATATAGTAGGCGAGAGTTCATTAAATATGAATTTAATCAATTAGAAAAGATAACGGATAAATGGGGCTTCATAAGGCAAATGTATATGGAGTTGATGCCAGAAATTATATCTGCAGCTAGACGTGATATTGCAATACCTATTAGTCCTTATTTTCTTGACTGGAGTTCTCATTTTTCTCCAATTGAATTTCATGCATGGTGCTCTATCAGGGCTATGAGGATAGCGCTTTATCCCCAGTTCCCCTTATTTAATTACTTTGTGGATTTCGCTAATCCTTATCTAAGAATTGGTTTGGAATTAGATGGGAAAGACTATCATGATGTGGACAAGGATAAACAGAGAGATGAACTACTGTATAAGTTTGGATGGAAAATATTTAGAGTTCAAGGTAAAGAAACAAATACTGAATATAAGGAGTCAGGCGAGATAGAATCTGATTACATAGACTTTCAAGATGAGAATCAAAGATATAATGACTTATCTAACTGGTTGTTGAACACTAGTGATGGAGTTATTAACGCTTTAAGAATTGTCTATTTTGAAAAGGAACATCACGACGAGCTAATTTGGAGATTAGCTATTAAAACTTTAGAGAAGCATAACTTGGTTGGTTTTACTATCATCGATACTGATTAATAAAGAGAAATCTAAGATTTAAAGCTCAGCCTTCAAACAATCATCAATTAACAACCAACTATGAACAATCGCCTTGCACTAATCGACATGGGTACGAATACATTTCACTTGCTGGTAACGGAAGTGAATGAGCAGGGGCAGTTGCGCGACCTGTATAAAACTAAAGTACCAGTGCGTTTGGGCCAAGGCGGCATCAGCAATGGTAACATCGCTCCCGAAGCTTATGAGCGGGCTCTTAAAACGCTGAAAGATTTCCGGAAGGTGATTGATGAGCATGGCGCTGAAACAGTTCGGGCAATGGCTACGAGCATGGTGCGCAACGCTGCCAACGGCGACGATTTTGTAAAGGACATCTACAAACAGACCGATATTGAAGTAGAAGTGATAGACGGTGCCCGCGAAGCCGAACTGATCTACTATGGTGTGCGCTTCGCTGGTGTGCTGGATGAGCAGACAGCCCTTATCATGGATATTGGTGGAGGCAGCGTGGAGTTTATACTTTGCAACAACCAGGAGATTTTCTGGAAACGCAGCTTCGAGGTAGGTGCCCAGCGCCTGATGGACCAGTTCTTCACCGCAGACCCGATGCCAGCCGAAAGCATAGCCGCCGAAAAAGCTTACTTAGCCGAGAAACTACAACCACTTACCGAAGCCATAGCCCAGTATATACCAACTATACTTGTAGGCTCATCCGGCACCTTCGATACGCTTTGTGATATTGATGCACTCCGCAAAGGTGACACTTCGCGCCAGCAAATTATACCGCCAGCTTCAGAACTGGCCATGGAAGATTTCTATAGTATCTACAGAGAGTTTTTGAGCAAAACCCACGACGAGCGTTTAGCTATCCCCGGTATGCTAGAAATGCGCGTGGACATGATCGTGCTGGCAACTATACTGGTAGATTTTGTGCTGGATAACTATAAGCTGCAGAAGATTCGGGTATCGTCGTATGCGCTGAAGGAAGGTGTTCTGCAACAGATGCTGGCGAAGTAAGTTGTCTGAATCAGGACTTTCAGGATTTAGGGATTAACAGGATTTAAGACCTCGTAGCGTGCGCAGCTCCTACGAGCGTCTAGCTAAAAGCTATAATTTCTGATTTAACCCACCCCTACCCCTCCAGGGAGGGGAATTTTGTTGTTGCTATAGTTAAGGGTATTGTTTTATAGTTACTGTTTTGACACCCCTATAGTCTCCTCAAGGGCAGAGCCGATCCTATTAAATACAACCTCTTTAAAGCCCTCGCGTCCCGCGAGAGTGAGTTAGAGTTACATAGTGGCGTCCCGCTACTTGTGCCGCAGGCACAGGTTAAAGCGGCCAGAGTCCGCAGGTAGCTCACACTCGCGGGACGCGAGCGAGAGCGAATTAGAGAATGAAATGGCCTTGCTCACAAGAGGACAGTTTCTGCCACTGCTATAGTTTGAGTTATAGTTCTATAGTTACAGCCTGTTGAGCGGACAGGTCGCGATCTGTCCCTACGAAGGGTGACTTTTTGCTAGTGCTTGCCCAACAGTCATTTCGACCAGCGGGAAAAATCTGAATTAGCTATAGTTACAGACCACGCACAGGACAGGTCGCAACCTGTCCCTACGGAAATAGCACCACGATAAAGCGATGCAACTATAGTTTCTCAAGTAAACTATCGTTGCAGCTATCGAGCTGCTCGCAGTCTTTGGGTTGAGCGCCTTTGATTTATTGCGGTGGCGTAGCCAACACGAGCGCAGCGAGAGTAGCAAGAAAGCAGCAGCGCGATGCCCTTATCGAGGGCCCCTCCCCCAAGACGGGGCCTCCCGGCCGTGAGGGCACCAAAGCCAACTATAGAACGATAGGTAGGTAGAGCTCCCAGGATGAGAAGTAACTATAGAAGAAAAGACTTAGTTCGAAGTGTAGAGTATCAAACTATAATCCGAGATAGATTTCTCACTTTGTTCGAAATGACAAAAGAGAAACTATAGAACATAGAATTTTCCTAAGCTAATGCTCAGAATGACATTGAAGAAGCTAGATGCAACAAAAAAGGCAGGATATTCTCCTGCCTTTTTGCTTTTAAGCTTTTGCTAAACGCTTTCTTTCCTTTTCGTAAGCCTTTCTCAGCTTTTTCAGATCGCGGTTGTTACTGGTGTGCTTCATGGCTAAAGCTTCTGCATCGTCTTTTAAACCCAACTGCACATCCTGCGACGCCAGCTGCTTGCCAAGTTGCTCCTGTACACGCTTCGTTTTGCGGTTTTTATAATCTTTCTGCAAAAGTATAGTTAGCAGGTTAATGGCAATTTCTTCTTCGCCCTGGCTGGCATAGTACTGAACTACTTCAGCAGTAAATGGCAGCTTGGTTGTTTCCTTGGCATAGTTGTACAGCGAGATATAGTCCAGGCCGAAACGGTTTACTTCGTAGGCCTTATAATGCTTTTCTGCCTGGTTGTAGGTTTGCAGAGCTTCGGTGTAGCGACTGCTGGCCACAAAACGGTTTATATCTTCGAGCATTTGCTGGTATCTAACTGCGGGTAGTATCGCTTCACGTCCGTCTTTAGCTGTAAAGTCAGCTAGCTGGCAGACAGTATTATCACCGGCAACTTTAAGGGCAGCAGTATAAGCTTTATCAGCAGCCAGGAATTGTTTGTTACGAGCCAGTTCTTTTGCCTGCTGCAGATGGTCGTCGTAGGCATTTTGCGCATTCTGGCATTCCTGGGTTACAATACGGTCGCGGAGCAGGTTATACTTGCCAACTACCTCTTTATCCTGAGTTAACCCATAACGGCCCTGCATGGCTATTGCTTTAGAGGCCAGCGCACGTGCATCGGTCAACTGGTTGTTCATGGCTTGCTGGTAACCGGTTTGTAGTTCGGCCAGCAATACCGGTTTGGCAGCTTTCTGCGCAAGGGTGCCAAGCTCATTCACTTTTTTAAAAGTATACCTGTCCTGTAGTTCCAAGGCGGCATCGAACTGGCTAAGCGCAGCTGTATAATTTTTGCTGTTCAGGTAGCTTTTGCCTTTATCGATGTACGTTACATAGTATGTATATTTTACCTGATTCTGTAAGTCAATGGCTTCGGTTGGCTGCGGCATTACATCCCGGTAATCGCTCTGGAAACGCAGGGCTTCCTCGGCTAACTTATCGGCCTGTGCTATGTTGTTACGGCTAAATTCGCGCTTTCCTTCTGCTATAATGTTGTGATACATACCTGTTGCGGCACGACCTTCCCCTTCGCGCAGGGCAGGCATATTACAACCTAAGCCGCCAACTCTGTCACACATTTCGCGGGCATTCCCGAAGGCTTGCAGCGCCGCATTATAGTCTCTGTTGTTAACTAAACTATGGCCGCGGTTGATGTGCGATGTGTAAATATCATGCGCCAGCACCTGCGCCATCTGGCGGGTTTCCGGGTCAATACGCATTCCGGTCAACACATCCAGGGTACGGGCGGTGGCTTCGTTCAGGTAACCGTTCACAAAATCAAGGCGGGCTAACTGCAGGTGCGATGGTGCAAATTTTGGATTTACTTCCAGCGACTTTATAAAATAAGCCTGCGCTGCATTTCCGTTTCCGGTTGTTACAAGGCTCATTCCTTTGTTAAAGAACTGCAGATCCATGGTGCTCAGGGCATAGTCTACAGCACGGCGGCGTTCCTTCATCAGGCGGTTCAGGTCGGCCATTTTATCTGTCAGATGTTGCGGGTCGTACTGGCGCAGGTTCAGTTTATCTCTATAGTTTTCATCCTTAATGCGCTCATACATGTCTTCCATCTGGCGCAGGTTACGGTCGTGCAGGCTGATGCGGTCTACATCCTCGGGCTGAATACGGCTTACATCCTGCAGGGCACGGCTTATGGTTGCTTCGGCAGTGTAATAATTTTGCACCAGTTCCTGGTATCTTTTAAAGCGGTTTACACTTTCTGAAGTATAAATCAGCTCTTTCGGCTCTACCACCAAACTATAGTTCTGATTAGCGGTAGTTGTATCAGGCATGGTTACATCCAGCACTACCACTCCTTCTTTACTGAAAGAAATATTGGTCAGGTTAAAGGCCTGCAGTTCTTTTTTCCTGCCATCCAGCAGTTTGATCTTCGCATTC
This genomic interval carries:
- a CDS encoding DUF559 domain-containing protein, with protein sequence MDELDDFKFDYEGYKEYSRREFIKYEFNQLEKITDKWGFIRQMYMELMPEIISAARRDIAIPISPYFLDWSSHFSPIEFHAWCSIRAMRIALYPQFPLFNYFVDFANPYLRIGLELDGKDYHDVDKDKQRDELLYKFGWKIFRVQGKETNTEYKESGEIESDYIDFQDENQRYNDLSNWLLNTSDGVINALRIVYFEKEHHDELIWRLAIKTLEKHNLVGFTIIDTD
- a CDS encoding class I SAM-dependent methyltransferase, with the translated sequence MYSFLTTENWADYELVDSGNFEKLERFGQYYVARPEPQAIWDKHLPEQEWQRMANAVFTRDKGSQEKGQWKLKKGMPEQWFINYTYNGLKLRFRLGLSSFKHVGLFPEQDANWKFIYDTTRKLKTPQPKVLNMFAYTGAATLAAKAAGADVTHLDSIKQVNFWARDNMEASNLDNVRWIVEDAMKYARREVKRGNKYNGIILDPPSYGRGPNGEKWQLEDELNEMIKLCREMLDGTDYFLLINLYSMGFSAMVLDNLMRGTFGDMVKNEELGELYLHDSGERKLPLGTFFRFTSVGR
- a CDS encoding GNAT family N-acetyltransferase, producing MYYSTNYSPVFLKTNQTYLRALEPTDLEFLYSLENDTTVWHVGNTVTPYSKFVLEQYLENAALDIYTVKQLRLIVCNHEAQTIGAIDLYDFDPLHRRAGIGIVITEEYRGNGHAADALKLLLNYCRDTLRLHQVYCSVTATNLPSINLFTKSGFEQVGILKEWFLTPDGWENVVEMQRIFHSHQEL
- the dapF gene encoding diaminopimelate epimerase; its protein translation is MAISFYKYQGTGNDFVMIDNRKMTFPGENEALVKHLCDRRVGVGADGLILLQDHPDYDFEMVYYNADGRVGSMCGNGARCTVRFARQLGVIEDVACFLAADGEHQASIERDLIQLKMNDVQGVERIGKDYYLNTGSPHYIRFVDDVQTIDVFAEGRAIRYNDRFAAVGTNVNFVQKTGDNEIFVRTYERGVEDETLSCGTGVTAAALVAGLEGMLDPVRVKVLGGELEVAFERSGNDGFKYIYLIGPAKQVFTGTVAV
- a CDS encoding Ppx/GppA phosphatase family protein, producing the protein MNNRLALIDMGTNTFHLLVTEVNEQGQLRDLYKTKVPVRLGQGGISNGNIAPEAYERALKTLKDFRKVIDEHGAETVRAMATSMVRNAANGDDFVKDIYKQTDIEVEVIDGAREAELIYYGVRFAGVLDEQTALIMDIGGGSVEFILCNNQEIFWKRSFEVGAQRLMDQFFTADPMPAESIAAEKAYLAEKLQPLTEAIAQYIPTILVGSSGTFDTLCDIDALRKGDTSRQQIIPPASELAMEDFYSIYREFLSKTHDERLAIPGMLEMRVDMIVLATILVDFVLDNYKLQKIRVSSYALKEGVLQQMLAK
- a CDS encoding GNAT family N-acetyltransferase; its protein translation is MLFRKATIADIPGMSWVRMAVKENILSNPALVTPESYREMLEEKGAGWVCEIEGAIVGFAIVDLSDANIWALFMDPNHEKKGIGKKLHNLMLNYSFEQGIGKLWLSTSPGTRAETFYCKAGWQPKGLTRRGEIRFEMEHETYKAIVATC